In the Engystomops pustulosus chromosome 2, aEngPut4.maternal, whole genome shotgun sequence genome, one interval contains:
- the LOC140116769 gene encoding uncharacterized protein isoform X1 → MDAAFAMDSEVSRFYRRAQEIYRSQDCLFGPGVFSANPSTQEERNLQLLIYAARFLPSPLYNMDRLMPTNREAQKKYLPFPLDDEEPAPVMLNQPCHEEKVEVQNVETTSVDEMVQEDEKKDKKSTEKSEEEQRSSQEDTQNTPEETEKTKEETVLKIQKTKRIKKRKKKTIVKSSARSRQVHQTSILHYIGISLRMKKNILWTLLLRTTCEPCPTGW, encoded by the exons ATGGACGCCG CTTTTGCAATGGATTCCGAAGTTTCCCGCTTCTACAGGAGAGCACAG GAAATTTACCGCAGCCAGGATTGCCTGTTTGGACCTGGAgttttctcag cAAATCCCAGCACCCAGGAGGAGAGAAACCTTCAGCTGCTCATCTATGCCGCCAGATTCCTCCCATCACCTCTCTACAATATGGATCGCCTCATGCCCACCAACCGGGAGGCGCAGAAGAAATATCTGCCATTTCCATTGGATGATGAAGAACCTGCCCCGGTTATGCTGAACCAGCCGTGCCATGAGGAGAAGGTGGAGGTACAAAATGTGGAGACAACCTCCGtggatgagatggtgcaggaagATGAGAAGAAAGACAAGAAGTCTACTGAGAAGTCCGAGGAAGAGCAGAGGAGCTCACAAGAGGACACTCAGAACACTCCTGAGGAGACTGAGAAGACCAAGGAAGAGACTGTACTGAAGATACAGAAGACAAAGAGGataaagaagaggaagaagaagacaaTTGTGAAGTCTTCAGCCAGAAGTCGTCAGGTGCACCAGACTTCCATCCTCCACTACATCGGCATCAGCCTCAGGATGAAGAAGAACATCCTCTggaccctcctcctccgaacgacgtGTGAACCCTGTCCCACTGGATGGTAA
- the LOC140116769 gene encoding uncharacterized protein isoform X2, translating to MDSEVSRFYRRAQEIYRSQDCLFGPGVFSANPSTQEERNLQLLIYAARFLPSPLYNMDRLMPTNREAQKKYLPFPLDDEEPAPVMLNQPCHEEKVEVQNVETTSVDEMVQEDEKKDKKSTEKSEEEQRSSQEDTQNTPEETEKTKEETVLKIQKTKRIKKRKKKTIVKSSARSRQVHQTSILHYIGISLRMKKNILWTLLLRTTCEPCPTGW from the exons ATGGATTCCGAAGTTTCCCGCTTCTACAGGAGAGCACAG GAAATTTACCGCAGCCAGGATTGCCTGTTTGGACCTGGAgttttctcag cAAATCCCAGCACCCAGGAGGAGAGAAACCTTCAGCTGCTCATCTATGCCGCCAGATTCCTCCCATCACCTCTCTACAATATGGATCGCCTCATGCCCACCAACCGGGAGGCGCAGAAGAAATATCTGCCATTTCCATTGGATGATGAAGAACCTGCCCCGGTTATGCTGAACCAGCCGTGCCATGAGGAGAAGGTGGAGGTACAAAATGTGGAGACAACCTCCGtggatgagatggtgcaggaagATGAGAAGAAAGACAAGAAGTCTACTGAGAAGTCCGAGGAAGAGCAGAGGAGCTCACAAGAGGACACTCAGAACACTCCTGAGGAGACTGAGAAGACCAAGGAAGAGACTGTACTGAAGATACAGAAGACAAAGAGGataaagaagaggaagaagaagacaaTTGTGAAGTCTTCAGCCAGAAGTCGTCAGGTGCACCAGACTTCCATCCTCCACTACATCGGCATCAGCCTCAGGATGAAGAAGAACATCCTCTggaccctcctcctccgaacgacgtGTGAACCCTGTCCCACTGGATGGTAA